The sequence TCGCGCCTTAGCTCATCTGCACTCTTTGGTGAAAGAAGTGCTGGAGCTATGTCAAATACGCTAAATGCGCCGCGCTCGCCTCTTTGTGCCAAGCGATATGCCGCACGGGAATAGGCTACAAGTACGCTTGCTGTAAATTCTGGATTTGAGTCAAGTTTTAGCGAAAACTCGATCAAGTGTTTGTTCTCGCCATGCTCTCCGCTCACTCCACTTCGCAGCACAAATCCCCCATGTGGGATACCGCTATGCTCTTTTTTAAGCGTTTCAATATCTATAAAATGCACGCTTGTGTCGTAGTCGGCAAAATAGTTTGGCATCGTTTTTATCTCATGCTCGATGCGTGCCTTATCAGCGCCGTCCTCTGCCACGACGTAGCAATCGCGCAAGTGTTTTTCTCTTGTGGTTAAATTTGGATTTTCCCCAGCGCGTACTCGCTCTAGTGCGCTATCTATGGGCACCGTGTATTGACGAGCGTCCACGACGCCTTTTATCCTGCGGATAGCGTCTGAGTGGCCTTGACTCACGCCTTTGCCCCAAAATGTGTAACTGCTGCCGTTTTCAAGCACACTCTCGCCAAATAGTCTATTTAGTGAAAATAGCCCCGGGTCCCAGCCAACAGCGATGACGCCTACATTGCCACCTTTTTTAGCAGCTGCGTCCACTGCGGCAAAATGCTCTGGTATTTTAGCGTGCGTGTCAAAGCTATCGACGACATTAAACTCTTTTGCAAACTCTGGCGTCTGCGTTGGAAGGTCGGTTGCGCTGCCACCGCAAAGCACTAAAACATCAAATTTGCCCTTGTGCGATAAAATTTCATCCGCGCTAAATACTGGCGCGCCACACGTTTTTACCTTACTTGGATC comes from Campylobacter concisus and encodes:
- a CDS encoding diaminopimelate dehydrogenase yields the protein MSEKIKIAVLGYGNLGRGVELSVRNSKDLELTAVFSRRDPSKVKTCGAPVFSADEILSHKGKFDVLVLCGGSATDLPTQTPEFAKEFNVVDSFDTHAKIPEHFAAVDAAAKKGGNVGVIAVGWDPGLFSLNRLFGESVLENGSSYTFWGKGVSQGHSDAIRRIKGVVDARQYTVPIDSALERVRAGENPNLTTREKHLRDCYVVAEDGADKARIEHEIKTMPNYFADYDTSVHFIDIETLKKEHSGIPHGGFVLRSGVSGEHGENKHLIEFSLKLDSNPEFTASVLVAYSRAAYRLAQRGERGAFSVFDIAPALLSPKSADELRREIL